Genomic window (Gemmatimonadota bacterium):
GTATGACTTCCATGCGGTCAAGCAGCGGCGGCGGTATGTTCAGGCTGTTCGCGGTACAGACGAACATGACCTCGGACAGGTCGAAATCCACTTCCAGGTAGTGATCGTTGAAGGTGAAGTTCTGCTCCGGGTCGAGAACCTCCAGAAGAGCCGACGACGGGTCGCCGCGGAAATCCATCGACATCTTGTCGACCTCGTCCAGCAGGAAGAGCGGGTTCCTGACCTTCACCTTGCCCATGTTCTGCACGATCTTGCCGGGCATGGACCCGATATACGTTCGCCGGTGCCCGCGGATTTCGGCCTCGTCCCGCACGCCGCCCAGGGACATGCGGACAAACTTGCGATTCGTCGCGCGGGCGATGCTCTGTCCGACCGAAGTCTTGCCGACACCCGGCGGGCCGACCAGGCAGAGAATGGGCCCCTTCAACTCGCGGACACGCTGCTGCACGGCGAGGTACTCCAGGATGCGTTCCTTGACCTTGTGCAGACCGTAGTGGTCTTCTTCCAGCACCTGCTCGGCCTTTTCCAGGTCCCGCGTCACCCTGGTGCGCTTCTTCCAGGGCACCTTGACGAGCCAGTCGATGTAATTGCGCACCACGGTGGCTTCCGCGGACATGGGCGACATCAGTTTCAGCTTGTTCAGTTCCGAACCGGCCTTCTCCTTCGCTTCCTTGCTCATGCCGGCATCGGTGACCTTCTTTTCCAGTTCGCCGAGTTCGTTGGGCGCATCCTCGATTTCGCCCAACTCCTTCTGAATGGCCTTCATCTGCTCATTCAGGTAGTACTCGCGCTGACTTTTCTCCATCTGCTGCTTCACGCGGCCGCGAATGCGTTTTTCTATGCGCAGCAGATCGATCTCCCCTTCGATCAGGGTGTGAACATGCTCCAACCGCGCCTTGACGTCGTGGATCTCAAGGATCTTCTGCTTGTCCACCAGCTTCAGCGCCATGTGCGCGGCCACCGTGTCGGCCAATCGTCCCGGCAGGTCGATGCCCGCCAGCGTGGTCAGGACTTCCGGCGGAATCTTCTTGTTGAGCTTGACGTACTGCTCGAATCGCGAAATGACGGAGCGTGACAGCACGTCCATTTCCTTTTCGTCGTAGACGCTGTCCTCGTCAAGTATCTCGAACGCCGCGGAGAAACACTCGCCGATCTCGAGTTGCAGGAGACGTGCGCGGCGTCCACCTTCCACCAGAACCTTTACGGTCCCGTCCGGCAGCTTCAGCAGTTGCAGGATGGTCGCGATCGTGCCGACCTCGTAGAGATCCTCCATGCCGGGATCGTCGACGTCAGCCTGTGTCTGCGCGACCAGCAATATTTCCTTGTCCGCGGCCATGGCCCGATCCATCGCCACAACGGACTTGTCCCGCCCGACGAACAGGGGGATAACCATCTGCGGGTATACAACTACATCGCGCAGGGGAAGCACCGGCAACCGCTCGATGCGCGCATGTTCCAGACCGGTGGTGTCGTCCAAGTCAAGCTCCCTGAATCGGGGGGTTCCCGCCGTGCGTACCTATATTGTGGTCCAGACCTCCAAAACTCAAGTCAAGGATCCCAT
Coding sequences:
- the lon gene encoding endopeptidase La, whose product is MDDTTGLEHARIERLPVLPLRDVVVYPQMVIPLFVGRDKSVVAMDRAMAADKEILLVAQTQADVDDPGMEDLYEVGTIATILQLLKLPDGTVKVLVEGGRRARLLQLEIGECFSAAFEILDEDSVYDEKEMDVLSRSVISRFEQYVKLNKKIPPEVLTTLAGIDLPGRLADTVAAHMALKLVDKQKILEIHDVKARLEHVHTLIEGEIDLLRIEKRIRGRVKQQMEKSQREYYLNEQMKAIQKELGEIEDAPNELGELEKKVTDAGMSKEAKEKAGSELNKLKLMSPMSAEATVVRNYIDWLVKVPWKKRTRVTRDLEKAEQVLEEDHYGLHKVKERILEYLAVQQRVRELKGPILCLVGPPGVGKTSVGQSIARATNRKFVRMSLGGVRDEAEIRGHRRTYIGSMPGKIVQNMGKVKVRNPLFLLDEVDKMSMDFRGDPSSALLEVLDPEQNFTFNDHYLEVDFDLSEVMFVCTANSLNIPPPLLDRMEVIRLPGYTEDEKLNIAKRYLIPKQMKNNGIEDKELRISDSAILDAIRYYTREAGVRNLERELSKICRKVVKRLLLRPRTSIVRVNHRNVAKYLGVQRHTYGRAENNDQIGQVTGLAWTEVGGELLAIESAIVPGKGKLIHTGQLGAVMQESIQAAMTVVRSRAGVLGIDGEFHRKSDVHIHVPEGATPKDGPSAGIGMCAALVSALTEIPARSNVAMTGEITLRGEVLKIGGLKEKLLAAHRGGVDTVLIPQGNVKDLVEIPKNVKDKLEIVPVKWIDEVIELSLKYSPAPNRDDSPSAEKRETQPEDAKKSEAILPH